The Aspergillus luchuensis IFO 4308 DNA, chromosome 4, nearly complete sequence DNA window CACTTGTGCTACACAGTCAACAGTAAACAGTCCTCAGTGTAATCATTTAGTTTAGTCGCCACCGCGCAAACAGTCCCTTCCTTCACACACAATAACAGCAAACAACAAACCAGatcttccccatcaacaGGTGCATCATCTATGATCCGTACATACACATCACAAGACTGGCTCATTTCCACCTCATCGTCCCTTGGATCTCGGATCATAGGTTCATCCCATCGATGCCTATGGAGGGACCCGCAGGCAATCAAACCAGTCTTTCAGCCTCGTGCTGGGGCCACCATCTGCCGTACCAGATCAGAGAGACCTTTTGCCCTTGGAACCACTAGCCAGGCaacccttttttttctttttccgctAAAAATTTGTCAACGCTAACCTGGCTGTGTTTAGTGTTCTGTTTGAATTCGGCGGTGTGTTTGACTGAATGCAAGCACTGCTTGCTTAGTTTTCGATCGCCAGTGCGGAAGAATGTTTatgtgtctgtctgtctgtttgTTGTCACTTGCGCGATGtgatactttttttttcctctctgcTTAGCATCATCGTTACGCGTGTCGAGGTAGATGTGTCTATATGTGGTTTctgcagatgatgattataatctatatttgGCATCACCACATCATACACAGGAGGAAGCTTGAAGAAAGGAAGCTTCATGCACCCGTAGTAGCAAGTAGCAACAGACTTTGCCACGAAGTTATGTCGTAACACCAGCGGCAAATCTCAATCCCGTTGCctagacagacagacaagcaAGCATTCTACTTGTCTACGATCAGCTTCCGCCAGAATAATATGGAGCAAGTCCGTCCGTTAATCCTAACGCTCCGAGGACAGGATGCGAATAAATAATGAAAAACCATGTGGCTGGACACGGGCTGGCCATTGACACCTATCATATTGCAAGCAACTGGAGAATCTGAGAACGATTTATCGTATTCCTGAGGCAACATCCTAGAGGTTAGTTGCTTTCACggcttttgcttttggggGATACGGGACGAAGGCTATGCCAGGTCTAGCCTTGATTTTGGACCAGTATCTGAGACAGGACTTTATGAAGGTGTCCTTTCTGGGGCGATTGACTGTTGTACAAGCATCTGAAAGATAATTTGATAGATGCCAAACTCAAGGCGTATATCGCGTGTATCGCGGAGGGATTATTTCCCTGTCATATCAGAGGAGAATTGTCCTACAAAGAAGTAGTACTTCTgaaagtgaagatgatgcatgGAGTATAATCCTAGTAAATTGTCTCAAACACAGAATGTGCAAGGTTTGCATGAAGAAGTGACATTGAAGAGTGTACATTGCACAACTTCAGACCCGGCAGCGATCGATCCCACCCTCAAACAATACCCCTACAGTAGTATCCGGATCATCTTCTTGTGGCACAAAGTTTCCCAGATGATACTACCGATGCTAATTCTGCACAAGCAGCTTCACATATACAAGTCCCGACCCACGAGCACATAGACACTATATACAACAGTCCCGAAAGAAACTATCTCCAatcaactaactaaccattACCTTAAATAGCAATAACGAGCTAAATTAACATCACACTCCCAtcaaataaattaattaactaCCCACTCACCCGCCCACACCTATCTACTCTACTACTTTCAATAATCAATAAGCTTAAGTAACCACTCAGATCATACCAgcccagtccagtccagtccagcccAACCCAGCCGGTCGTACTTCTGCTAGCCCCGTCTAGTACCTACCGCAAAcctttcctctctcccgTGAGACACACAGACGGACGGGGGACGGGCGGACGGCATGGATGCGATGCCCTGACCCAAAACAGCGGCCTGCAGTAGCGTGCGTAATctggtgtgtgtgggtgggaGCAGGGATCATTGATCAAAAGTACTAGAGTAGACAAGCAGTTGACTACCATTTAGGCAATCTTGTTTGGTATTGAAGGACTACCTGTTCTGTGTTCgatgtacagtagtagtagtggcgtGAGCTCCAGacccctcttttctctcattctctctctctccaaaaGTCAATCCCAGCCATGTTATTTCTTTACTAAGCGGCACTGACACTAACTAACGTAATCAACGGTTGGGCGGCCCACCCCCCTGCCCGAATCGCTCGATATCTTCAAAATAAAGCCTTTAATTCAACACAAACACTTATAAAAAtgctatataattaaaaactaGGTGgttttgaatattatatacattgatgactaataataaagtaattagtACAGTGTGGAGGCGTATATGAAGGggtctttataaataaaaattaagatttaatctCaactttcttattattttatatcttttattcttaCTGAATTATATTCTGAGCCTTTatgatagtaatattttttgTATAgattacttatttttttaaatattttttcttttgtagCTGCTTTATATAGttagtatataattttttatttttcttggctagtataattaaatttattattactagtttaTACCCTTTAAGAAGTTGATgtaatataaagtatataaataaaattaaacttACTTACTGTTTCTGAAGTAGCTATTTTACTATATTCTGatactttaaaaaatatcttatattatataatatttaaaatattaagttacTTGACTGACTACCtggaataaataatattttaaaataaatactaaattaGAAAAGTACTTGCTCAAGATCTAAAggaataaaatctattattttaaatttactaataatatttgacTTTATTAGAGATTACTGATATATTTTAGGATAAATTTCTAGGAAGTCAAGTTTATTGATGAAAtcatagttatattatatttgtTTTTAAACTATACTTCTGTACGTGtatttaagtatattaaaataattaatatttagaaattaaaataaataaaataaatatattaatatacagataggaataatattattctctatatataattaaacaaatttaaatattaaataattattatagttatcaAATACCAggaaattatatttatttattaatttatttttaatccataaaataaaatattttaaaaattattataagctaattatattaattatttaactGTTATTACTGATTTTAATTCTCTAGATAAGGGGAATGGATCAAActttatactagattttaaaatatattttatttttaaagattaaaattaaaggataaaattattttaataaattaaatatacttaattaCAGTAATCTATTTCTAGTTTTCTGGTTAAATTAGATACAGCTGGcttttcttttaaaaattaattattattttaaatatagtaataatttctataataaactctgttttattaaaattataaatattatttaataaaattctatatttttatataaccTCCTGGATCTAATTGaactagttttttataatcttaagattttttatctGAACTCTTTGatagttatattatctagtataatagaTTTAGAAAATCTcatagtatttaataaaattataggCTTAATTAATGTCTACCTTTtcagaaattatataattttatttagatagGATTAAATTAGctatatttctgatattaaataattaaaggcTTGTATCTTgtttatctagaaataaaatctatttaataaataaatcttctttattttttaataatttctaatatatatagattatatctCTAGCAAAATCatatctagataattaaatacagAGGATAGTTcgagtaatattataaatatatactaccttATAAATACTGGtgatttaatttttttatatagtttaaaTAACTAGAAGGATCCTGCCTTCCTGTTCCACTTATGCTTTTGATAAAATAGACATTTTTAGTGGCATCTGTAATAGTTGAATGGCATTAGGTAGGAATTCAAGATGGTGTTTTCAATGGGGTGGGCCGCCCAACCGTGTGGGCCGCCCAACTGTTGATTACATTAACATAaataactagttaattaactaaatCACGAAACTCTGTCCCGCCACCATCAGCCCAGAGCTCAGCTGACGGACATGATGAATCTATTCTCTACCCAAGAGTCGATTTATCTAGCGATATTCAAAGTGCAGAAATCCAACCCCTTGGTAAAggagcagagagagagagagcataATAAGAATAACTCAATGAAAAAGTACCACAAAAAAGACACCATGCATCTTGTGTACTTACTGTACACAACTTCTACTAGTAATAGGGATAGTAACAGATACCACAAATGAATTGAACACAATGAAGCAACCTTCATACCCAGCGGATTCTATATCCggcaggaaaggaaaaaaggaaagtatGTGACATGTCCGTCCCACCCCCACCGCCGGActaaaataagtaaaaaaataagtaaagagaagaaaaaaaaatctatctatctactcatcccatccattaATGGAAATGCACATCGTTTTTTATGAGTCCGTGCGCGCGCGAATGATCCTCATACgtacagtactactactgtacacAGATTGGAAAATAATATCTcatatctctttctttctctctcaccGTAAGTTTTTGTGTTTTTTTTCCCCACTGATATTCTTGTTAGTTGGTGGTGTCGATCGAATGAGGGATTGTCGGGCTGTTGATCGAATTACGCGGCGTCACGGTGAagagtagatagatagatagatagatagatatatctATTAggctgtttcttttttttctttacgagagggaggatgatgatccgatggggagggggggaaggaataAGTGGGTAGTTAGCTTAGAGGTTTCCGATGCAGATCGGCTTACGTGGCGAAAGTCATCCTAACTAAGTCAAAGTACGGAGGTGTGTTTCAAAAGTCATTGACATGACCTGTCACATTACAGAGTCTTGGCTGTAATGCATAGTAACAGACACATGCACAATGTTTCACGTGATACAAAACCGTAATCACGTGAGTTGTTATACAGGACTTGTGCATCACGTGTATGTATAAAGCAAGTTTGTGCATGGTCATGTGATATACAAGGTATTAGGTATTTCCGCAAAATTACTAGCGCTGCTAATGACTATTGAAACACACCTccgtagtagttagttagataCACGGAAGGGTAGGTAAGTAAGCAGATGGTAACTTAGTATCTGTGAACAAGTGAGTGACCAATTGCCCGCAAGGGATATTGGTCGCGGATTGGGAACCGTGGAACAGGTCGTTCTAGAAAACCCCGATCTGAGGTGACACCAACCAGTCAGTAACCTATTGGGAACCCCCGAAAATGCGGGGTTACCaccactacttacttacttttaCTTCAGACAGCTAGCTACAGGCAATTAAAGAGGTCACCAAAGTACGGAGTAAATAATCATGTACGACTGCTGCGACGCTCCTGCACGTCGCGGAAAACAATCATGCGTTTGGGATTCGTACCTAATCAGTACTTTTTCCTGTTCTGCCCGAAATATACAAACATACAGAACACAATACAACGCGGCACAACACACGCTCCTTTTCAataatggagaagaaaacaCTGGCTAAGTAGATGAATGGCGACAGGGGAAGGGGTATCTCGAAAAGTAATTTGGATCGTGTCTCTCGCTCAAATGGGCCCAAGCAATTCTTCCTCAAAAGCATCAATTCCTCGAATTGGCGGATGGAGCATGAGCAGACTGAAGAGGATTTCGTTGTATTGAAATTGAAGGTCCGGTCGGAGTTGCTTGTGCATCTTCAGTAGCTCGCCGGTGGACCATCCGCGTTCCGACTCCTTCAGGTCTGCTCCATAGCCTTCTTCCAGGAGCAGCCAGATGAAGGTCTCGCAGGCTGGGTACCGGTCCAGGTTGTGTAGTCGCacgaggtggtggagatggttCAGAAACCGCCCGGTTTTGTTCTCCGAGGCTGCCAGATCCCACAACGCCGCGGTAATGTAGATCAAGGCTGCGGTTCTAGTAATCTCCTGGGTGGGCGCATTGCGCACAACATACATGCGGTAATCCTGAGGCACCTGCGAAGGGCGGGGCCCACTGGAAAGTAAAGGAAACAAGGGACTATCCATCTGGAAAGCAGTCCGTCGCTGGGGCACAGACTCCAAGTAGGAAGGTGTGCTATGCTGGTGCATCAGCTGCTCTGCTGcatgaagaaaagagacgaGCCAGCGCTTCCCCTCTTCGCTCATCTCCATCGGTGGCGGGATCATCACGTATCGCACGTAATGCATGAAAACCTCGACCGTACTCTGCGTGCCGGATCGAGACCGGAGGATTTCGACAGCCTGGTCTTCGTATTTCCGAGCGACTTGCTTGTCACCAAACCGATCCTCGTGTAATGACATGCCGCTTAGTGCCAATGCTAGGTTATCTTCGTCGACTCCCGCAGATCCAATCCTTGCTTCTTCGACTCCCTTTACAGCCTTGTCGAGATGATACTGAGCTTCCTTGCTGTCTTTCAGGTTGTAGAGCTGGGCTTTCCAGCGGGCGCAGTAGGTAAGGATGACTGCTTGGAAGCACAATGGGTGGCTCATGGCGGCCTTGAACACAAGGTCTTTGATGTATTTATTTTGGCCCGACCAGTAGGTTAGCCGATTAGTCCAGTAGTCGGCCAGCTCTTGGTCATCACGGGAGTAGACGCCTGGAAGAGAATTGAATGGATCTTTCCTCGAGGCATCAAGCATAGTGACAGGTGAAGGTGACTGGTATCCATCTACCGATTCGGGTGGTGATTGCACAGGAGGGAGACCAAGCGGAATCTATACCATTAATTAGATTAGTATGACGAGCGGCGGAGACATTTGTGTAATTAATGGTGAATGTATTGTATTGATGGTAAATGATGAACTTACCAAGGAATGCCCGTTGATTGAAGTTTCGCTGGGAACCTCCTGAGGGGCAATGGATTCGTAATCATCATGATTGTCTACATCTGTCCTCTTATGAGGCCATGGGGAGTAGCGAAGAGGGCGACTACCCCTCCGGTCGCCGTCCGCCCGGGAGTGGGATGACTTCCTCTGCCGGCGTTTCTCCTGAACATGGTGACGCATCACATGAGCCCGCTTTTCGCGGGACGAGGAATTGGAGTCAACAAAGTAGAAGATTTGGTTCCTGGAGGATTGATCATCGGACATAGGCAAGTGCCTTCGTCGTCTAATCCTCACAGGAATTTGAGGGGGGTCGCTGGACGTTCCTGAGGAAAGGGTGTTGGTAAGTTCGTCGACTGGACGGTCAGATCACAGAGAAGGCGGCAAAGAAACCAACGTTGTTGTTCTGATTCAGACGAAGAAGTACCCCGTACGCCTGAGGTGGTAGAGGAGTCGAGAGGTGTTGATTCCGCCAAAGGAAGTCTATCCGCCGACATGGcgggttttcttttcctttgatTTTTTTTGGTCGTTCCCCTCTCTCCGTTTTGGTATTGTTTCTTACAATCGCacagggggaaggggaggggagagagattgACTGCTGGGCGGGATGACAGGGTGAAACGAGAGCGGAACTCGTTAAGACTGCATATTCGGGGGGTAGTGAGATCAcgaacacacacacaagcCGCCAGCGAATGGGGACGGGGAGCTTTCtaagaaggacaaggagaaggcaTTGCAGAATGGGCTAGTAGAATGGGGACTAACCAACTCGGACCACCTGTCAAGtcagagtagtagtagtgagggAGCAGTTGATGAAGAGAGCAGCAGTTTGGTTTGCTTATCTATCCGTGGCATAAGGACTAACGACAAACCCCCCGACCTGTCCGTTCCATCTTATTAGGGATGGACGGGTTAGTCAGTGCTAGTGGTGGGGTCAAGGACAACTAAGAGGCCCCGCTAGTCCGACTCCGAAAGTTTATTTGACCTGACGGATTGCCATGATTGGCTGCTTGTCAGCTCAGGCTCCGGGAAAAGTGTCTCCGCCGGCGCTTATTGGGTGCGGAACGAAGCCCTCTGCCCTTGGAAGGGATCCGCTTCTGGAGGCCAGGTTGGGCCGGTGTGGGCTCGAGGACCTTTGCCCGCAACCAGTCTAGTCCCGGTGGGGTTGGCATGGCGTTCCGTGCGCAACTCCCACGCTGCTGATCTAAGCAGACTAATTCTGCCCCTTTGGGAAGGTCTGTCACAGTCCTGAACAAAAGCACTTTACGCGTCGGTATTCCGCAATAACTGTTCTACCGACGCGTTCGTGTTGCATTCGCGTCCCATTGCAAAAGCTcgacaaaaaaagaagcgaaACCGCAGCAACCAAAACATCAACGCTGCCTGCCTGCTCTTGGTCAATTATTCTCTCAACCCCACTACGTCTTTAACcacttttcctctttctccccttttttattttctcttcttcaaggcAGGCCCTAGGGACCCGTTCAcgcttaattaattagtctACACCTATATTGAAGTCGCACCCCTCACCCTTTTTAGCGGCCTCCCTTTGGCCCTCCGCCTGACAACCATGTCTTCCCTTTTTGACGCCGTCCTGCAATCCGAGTTGGGCTCCACGGCGGGCTCTCGCGACCATCGTCTTCACTCCGATCAGATTCCCAGCTCACGACCCCAACCGCCTTCCGAAAGCAATGGCCCCATGAGTGACATGCATGGCTTTGCCGACGACCAAGTCGCCGATTCCAGTGCCTCGACCGTTACCCGACTACGCAATCCTTATCTTCCCGGTCCGCCCCCGGTAAGCGATGTGGCAGGCGAGAAGGTACAGCAGGCTTTCGCAGAGCTCCTCGAGACCTACCAGGAAGAGACACCTTCGTCGGCACAGGCGGCGCCATCGTCACAAGTTTTGAGTGAGAAATACTACATCGCCCAGATCATGGGCATGGCGAAATGGGAGCTGTCCACCCTTTACGTCGATTTCACCCACTTGACCTCTATGAGCAACCCCATTCTTGCCGATGCCATTGCCAATCAATACTACCGATTCCAACCTTTCTTGACCAAGGCTCTTCATGACCTTATCGCCAAGTATGAACCGGAATACTTCGCCTCCCACCGTCAAGCTACGGCCGCAGGCAGTGTTTCTTCCCAAGCCGGCACTTCGATGATCGCTGGCAACTCTAGTGTATCCGACAACCCTGAATTGGAGCGCAATATCCGCGAGAAGACCAGGCATCAGCAGACGGATAAGCTGTTCTCTTTGGCCTTCTACAACCTGCCCCTTGTTTCCAGACTGCGCCAGCTGCGCACATCCCAGATTGGAAAACTGGTCTCGGTGTCTGGTACAGTCACGCGGACGTCTGAAATTCGCCCAGAACTGTCACTGGGAACCTTCATTTGCGAGGAGTGCAAGGCCGTCGTGACCAACGTGGAACAGACCTTCCGTTACACTGAGCCCTCCCAATGTCCGAACAACACCTGCGGTAACCGCTCCGGCTGGCGCTTGGACATTGGCAAGAGTACCTTCGTGGACTGGCAAAAGGTGAAATTGCAGGAATCTTCTCACGAAATCCCAACTGGCAGTATGCCACGGACGATGGATGTCATTCTTCGCGGTGAGATGGTTGATCGCGCTAAGGCTGGTGAGCGGTGTATCTTCACAGGTACCTTGATCGTGGTACCCGATGTCAGTCAACTAGGACTTCCTGGCGTGCGGCCGGAGGCAGTtcgtgatgatggtgcaTTCCGGGGAAGTGA harbors:
- a CDS encoding uncharacterized protein (COG:S;~EggNog:ENOG410PVY1) encodes the protein MSDDQSSRNQIFYFVDSNSSSREKRAHVMRHHVQEKRRQRKSSHSRADGDRRGSRPLRYSPWPHKRTDVDNHDDYESIAPQEVPSETSINGHSLIPLGLPPVQSPPESVDGYQSPSPVTMLDASRKDPFNSLPGVYSRDDQELADYWTNRLTYWSGQNKYIKDLVFKAAMSHPLCFQAVILTYCARWKAQLYNLKDSKEAQYHLDKAVKGVEEARIGSAGVDEDNLALALSGMSLHEDRFGDKQVARKYEDQAVEILRSRSGTQSTVEVFMHYVRYVMIPPPMEMSEEGKRWLVSFLHAAEQLMHQHSTPSYLESVPQRRTAFQMDSPLFPLLSSGPRPSQVPQDYRMYVVRNAPTQEITRTAALIYITAALWDLAASENKTGRFLNHLHHLVRLHNLDRYPACETFIWLLLEEGYGADLKESERGWSTGELLKMHKQLRPDLQFQYNEILFSLLMLHPPIRGIDAFEEELLGPI